Proteins from a single region of Bogoriella caseilytica:
- a CDS encoding glycosyltransferase: MTAAPSPAAASFRTAAGPARPSTLAVVVTAGVSRYLPRTLRGLTAQDHLPEVVVIVDVAGPDRDVGTGVPVHDAVIEAGLADAALVRVVRAPQAQNFGAAVRDGLAEYHRLVERAAERARRREERGGEHTSDAPLTGEVSPVTTGEIRVVAPASGPAGAGSEPEWLWLLHDDSAPAPSALDHLLRAVESGRSIALAGPKQCGWADPDQLLEVGITATRTARRLPEIEPGEIDQGQYDHREDVLAVGTAGALVRRTVWDELGGTDPALGPFGDGLELSRRVRLAGHRVVVVPAAVVHHAQASLLGQRPATPEEAAAELPEPDLRRSFLPRRRAQIYNAVLAAPALAAPLMVLGYLVLGAARALWRVATKEIGMAGAELAAPLGVLGQALPLIRARSRTTRRFRPAALTPLEARGAQLRRARRDLRRTQATAHQRRVAPSELEIAERAAVARRRRLGAGVTTLLLLGLTLAAFGPLLTAGPLTSQPAGSGAGGLAAGQGALLPADLSGAELWELARSGWLAAGIGAPGPADAFWQILAIPALLGVSGNSVITALIVFALPLAGLGAWFAAGAASRAVSLRALAALSWALAPALLLAAGHGRLGPLLAHLALPWAVLGAVRALGVERRDRTHTGVGTVATLGASRAGRVAAGAGSALALAAACAGAPVLLPAALLAAVLMWPLLPVRRRGWVLAAITVPALVVLAPLLQAAAGDLRGGSWRMLLAGGAPAPVPAAEPWEVLLGWPAAPVAVPVNGSGIIGWLGEHALLLSGAALGAGAVLALLRGTSRARAVRAGWLLALTGLAVALIAQRTEAGLAPAGDGALEVVPAWAGAGTSLLLLGVLIAVLTGGDGLHRELATRSFGWAQVVAGVLGLLLFAGPLLTGAGWLWAVHAGTDGQPGATERTVAIAVAGREGEQVPAIAQQYQESGTRGRVLALRPDGEGVQAEVWRYPGRQGIEESAVRSFTELRAHTEGEAGLHGAGASAAQLSAELQEVIASLAAGGEVDAATVLGHHAIGVVVLPPGVPADADARAALANRLDAEGLEYVTENPTGAFWRVPVAAGAGSVARARILDADGTVAGDLPAGHVGVEAEVPAGSSGRLMVLAEPADAQWRAWYDDEPLRSLARDGQQAFALPAEAGTLRLDYHAPLSSVWSVAQVVVLALTGLLALPLRRRPGRAVIEETEVPEIGGTEPGGTEPGDGEPTDAEAAEQSETAGEGA, from the coding sequence ATGACGGCCGCTCCCAGCCCTGCAGCCGCCAGCTTCCGCACCGCTGCCGGGCCAGCACGCCCCAGCACCCTGGCGGTGGTCGTCACCGCCGGCGTGTCCCGCTACCTGCCCCGCACCCTGCGCGGCCTGACCGCACAGGATCACCTCCCCGAGGTGGTCGTGATCGTGGACGTCGCCGGCCCGGACCGCGACGTCGGCACGGGCGTTCCGGTCCATGACGCGGTGATCGAGGCCGGGCTGGCCGACGCCGCCCTGGTGCGCGTGGTCCGCGCGCCGCAGGCACAGAACTTCGGTGCCGCGGTGCGCGACGGACTCGCCGAGTACCACCGGCTTGTGGAGCGCGCCGCTGAGCGGGCACGCCGGCGTGAGGAGCGCGGCGGTGAGCACACCTCCGACGCCCCGCTCACCGGTGAGGTCTCCCCGGTGACCACCGGCGAGATCCGCGTGGTCGCGCCAGCATCCGGCCCCGCCGGCGCCGGCTCCGAACCCGAGTGGCTGTGGTTGCTGCACGACGACTCCGCGCCCGCGCCGAGCGCCCTCGACCACCTGCTCCGCGCCGTCGAGTCGGGCCGGTCCATCGCCCTGGCCGGGCCGAAGCAGTGTGGCTGGGCCGACCCGGATCAGTTGCTCGAGGTGGGTATCACCGCCACCCGCACCGCCCGGCGCCTCCCGGAGATCGAACCGGGCGAGATCGACCAGGGTCAGTACGACCATCGCGAGGACGTCCTCGCCGTCGGCACTGCCGGGGCGTTGGTGCGCCGTACGGTCTGGGATGAGCTCGGCGGCACCGATCCCGCCCTCGGGCCCTTCGGCGACGGACTGGAGCTGAGCCGCCGAGTGCGCCTGGCCGGCCACCGCGTGGTGGTGGTGCCCGCAGCGGTGGTCCACCACGCGCAAGCCTCCCTCCTCGGCCAGCGGCCGGCCACGCCCGAGGAGGCCGCCGCGGAGCTCCCCGAGCCCGACTTGCGCCGATCCTTCCTGCCCCGGCGCCGTGCTCAGATCTACAACGCCGTCCTGGCGGCGCCGGCGCTCGCGGCACCCCTGATGGTGCTGGGGTATCTCGTCCTCGGTGCAGCCCGTGCGCTCTGGCGGGTGGCCACCAAAGAGATCGGCATGGCCGGGGCCGAGCTCGCCGCGCCGCTGGGGGTGCTCGGCCAGGCGCTCCCTCTCATCCGGGCTCGGAGCCGCACCACGCGCCGCTTCCGCCCGGCCGCCCTGACACCTCTCGAAGCGCGAGGCGCCCAGCTGCGCCGGGCCCGCCGCGACCTGCGCCGCACCCAGGCCACGGCCCATCAGCGCCGGGTCGCGCCCAGTGAGCTCGAGATCGCCGAACGCGCTGCCGTGGCCCGGCGCCGCCGGCTCGGCGCCGGGGTGACCACGCTGCTCCTTCTCGGGCTCACCCTGGCGGCCTTCGGGCCGTTGCTCACCGCCGGTCCGCTCACCTCCCAGCCGGCCGGATCGGGCGCCGGCGGCCTGGCCGCTGGCCAAGGCGCCCTCCTGCCCGCCGACCTCAGCGGCGCGGAGCTGTGGGAACTGGCACGTTCGGGGTGGCTGGCGGCCGGTATCGGTGCGCCCGGCCCTGCGGACGCGTTCTGGCAGATCCTCGCGATTCCCGCCCTGTTGGGCGTGAGCGGGAACAGCGTGATCACCGCGCTCATCGTCTTCGCGCTGCCGCTGGCCGGGCTCGGGGCCTGGTTCGCCGCCGGGGCCGCCTCCCGCGCCGTCTCGCTGCGCGCCCTTGCTGCGCTGAGTTGGGCGCTGGCCCCGGCCCTGCTGCTCGCCGCCGGCCACGGACGCCTCGGCCCGCTCCTCGCTCACCTCGCCCTGCCCTGGGCGGTCCTGGGTGCGGTGCGGGCCCTCGGTGTGGAGCGACGCGATCGCACACACACCGGCGTGGGGACCGTAGCCACCCTGGGCGCCAGCCGCGCCGGCCGGGTGGCAGCCGGCGCAGGATCGGCGCTGGCGCTCGCGGCGGCATGCGCCGGGGCGCCCGTGCTCCTGCCTGCCGCGCTCCTGGCCGCGGTCCTAATGTGGCCGCTCCTGCCGGTGCGACGCCGCGGCTGGGTGCTCGCCGCCATCACCGTGCCCGCGCTGGTGGTGCTCGCACCACTTCTCCAGGCCGCGGCAGGAGACCTTCGTGGCGGGAGCTGGCGCATGCTGCTCGCCGGCGGAGCGCCAGCTCCCGTGCCGGCCGCGGAGCCATGGGAGGTGCTGTTGGGCTGGCCCGCTGCGCCCGTGGCCGTGCCGGTGAACGGCTCGGGAATCATCGGGTGGCTCGGTGAGCACGCCTTGCTGCTGAGTGGCGCCGCCCTGGGAGCCGGCGCCGTGCTGGCCCTGCTGCGCGGCACCTCCCGGGCTCGCGCCGTGCGCGCCGGATGGCTGCTCGCGCTGACCGGACTGGCCGTGGCCCTGATCGCCCAACGCACCGAGGCCGGACTGGCTCCTGCCGGCGACGGTGCCCTGGAGGTGGTCCCGGCCTGGGCCGGCGCAGGAACCTCGCTGCTCCTGCTCGGTGTGCTGATTGCCGTCCTCACTGGCGGCGACGGCCTCCACCGTGAACTCGCCACCCGCAGCTTCGGTTGGGCGCAAGTGGTGGCGGGAGTGCTGGGCCTGCTCCTCTTCGCCGGGCCGCTGCTCACCGGGGCCGGATGGCTCTGGGCCGTGCATGCGGGCACTGATGGTCAGCCCGGCGCCACCGAACGCACCGTGGCCATTGCCGTGGCGGGCCGCGAGGGCGAACAGGTGCCCGCCATCGCGCAGCAGTACCAGGAATCCGGCACCCGCGGCCGCGTGCTCGCCCTGCGCCCGGACGGCGAGGGCGTCCAGGCCGAGGTCTGGCGGTACCCCGGCAGGCAAGGCATCGAGGAGTCGGCCGTCCGGTCCTTCACCGAACTCCGCGCACACACCGAGGGCGAGGCCGGCCTGCATGGCGCCGGAGCCTCGGCGGCGCAACTGAGCGCTGAGCTCCAGGAAGTGATCGCCTCCCTGGCCGCCGGGGGAGAGGTCGATGCGGCCACGGTGCTCGGCCACCACGCCATCGGGGTGGTCGTGCTACCGCCCGGGGTGCCTGCCGATGCTGATGCCCGGGCAGCGCTGGCGAACCGCCTCGATGCCGAAGGCCTGGAGTACGTCACCGAGAACCCCACGGGAGCCTTCTGGCGCGTGCCGGTGGCCGCCGGGGCAGGCTCGGTGGCCCGCGCCCGCATCCTCGACGCCGATGGCACCGTCGCCGGGGATCTCCCGGCCGGTCACGTGGGAGTCGAGGCCGAGGTGCCGGCCGGTTCGAGCGGCCGGCTGATGGTGCTCGCTGAGCCCGCTGATGCCCAGTGGCGCGCCTGGTATGACGACGAGCCCTTGCGCAGCCTGGCGCGTGACGGCCAGCAAGCCTTCGCCCTCCCGGCGGAGGCGGGCACCCTGCGCCTGGACTACCACGCGCCTCTGAGCAGCGTCTGGTCGGTGGCTCAGGTCGTGGTCCTCGCCCTCACCGGTCTGCTGGCCCTGCCGCTACGACGCCGCCCGGGCCGCGCCGTCATTGAGGAGACCGAGGTGCCAGAGATCGGAGGAACGGAACCCGGAGGAACGGAACCCGGGGACGGCGAGCCCACCGACGCCGAGGCTGCGGAGCAGTCCGAAACCGCCGGGGAGGGCGCGTGA
- a CDS encoding WhiB family transcriptional regulator, producing MWNILGDGPLNPNGGREREPRTPADVLRLVAAENPEEGALGWQDRALCAQTDPEAFFPEKGGSTREAKRVCTSCDVRAECLEYALESDERFGIWGGLSERERRKLKRRAI from the coding sequence GTGTGGAACATACTCGGAGACGGCCCATTGAACCCGAACGGCGGACGTGAGCGCGAGCCACGGACCCCGGCAGACGTCTTGCGCCTGGTGGCCGCCGAGAATCCCGAGGAGGGGGCTCTCGGCTGGCAGGATCGTGCGCTGTGCGCGCAGACCGATCCGGAGGCGTTCTTCCCCGAGAAGGGTGGCTCCACTCGTGAGGCCAAGCGCGTCTGTACCTCCTGTGACGTTCGTGCCGAGTGCCTGGAGTACGCCCTGGAGAGCGATGAGCGCTTCGGGATCTGGGGCGGGCTCTCCGAGCGCGAACGCCGCAAGCTCAAGCGCCGGGCGATCTGA
- a CDS encoding TIGR03089 family protein: MTALMPHALLADLAGAGTTPRLTWYGTGGERVELSGRVLSNWVVKATNLLVEEADAQPEAIVGVHMPVHWRAAVWTLAAWTAGAAVSLIEDESADEAPPHASASQPTRLNALASWAPGRTRAADAAELILAVALPGLARSWDGGPDGSALPPGAIDAASEILGYGDELGYTLSPSADDAALDGVSFGGLAAWASSSAVTPGERRLIAPRDVHELLRDCVQVWCNGGSVVLLSPEVAADTERRSRIADDEKVG, encoded by the coding sequence ATGACCGCATTGATGCCGCACGCCCTGCTGGCCGATCTGGCCGGTGCCGGCACCACCCCCCGGCTGACCTGGTACGGGACCGGCGGGGAACGCGTGGAACTCTCCGGCCGGGTGCTCAGCAACTGGGTGGTGAAGGCCACGAACCTGCTGGTGGAGGAGGCGGACGCCCAGCCAGAAGCGATCGTCGGTGTCCACATGCCGGTCCACTGGCGGGCCGCTGTGTGGACGTTGGCTGCCTGGACCGCTGGCGCTGCGGTCAGCCTGATCGAGGACGAGAGCGCCGATGAGGCTCCGCCGCACGCAAGTGCATCCCAGCCCACGCGCCTGAATGCCCTCGCCAGCTGGGCTCCGGGCCGCACCAGGGCAGCCGACGCCGCCGAGCTGATCCTGGCCGTCGCTCTTCCAGGACTAGCACGCTCCTGGGATGGCGGGCCGGACGGCAGCGCACTTCCCCCAGGGGCCATCGATGCGGCCTCTGAGATCCTCGGTTACGGCGATGAGCTCGGATACACCTTGTCGCCGAGTGCTGACGATGCCGCGTTGGACGGCGTGAGCTTCGGCGGCCTGGCGGCGTGGGCGAGCAGCTCCGCGGTCACGCCCGGCGAACGCCGCCTCATCGCACCTCGCGACGTTCACGAGTTGCTGCGAGACTGCGTGCAGGTGTGGTGCAACGGTGGCTCGGTGGTGCTGCTCTCGCCCGAGGTCGCCGCGGACACCGAGCGCCGGTCGCGCATCGCCGACGATGAGAAGGTGGGCTGA
- a CDS encoding LCP family protein has translation MARHAGKRPALSVPDTGSAPGSRHAQRKPFGHVRQQVATALLGIVVFLASFTGIAVARLQGNIGVHDINELLGDDRPTRHGSDDDGIEAPGDPASGEAINLLVFGIDARDEPGMTAEGGTRTDVTMLMHISADRDRVELISIPRDTLVDIPDCPLPDGRRTAPQAQSMFNSAFFFGSQTGDLGGGAACTVLTVEAWTGIRIDDFVLVDFNGFQAMVDSLGGVPMYIPEPISDSRAHLEIEETGCQLLDGHDALGYARARYNIFGSDGSDIARIGRQQELVAAIAREALTTRILTDPAAMFQFLDATTRTLETGSWIGSLTTMAGLGLSLDVDPADIRFATMPNMPWPQNPNRVVATAEAEEMWAAVREDRPIDADIDGTGDEAPEPEPEDTDVPEDTDVPDDEVPEVDETPTQPEAEEPDVDDGAPRVCTRADV, from the coding sequence GTGGCAAGACACGCAGGAAAGAGGCCTGCCCTCTCCGTACCGGATACCGGCAGTGCACCCGGTAGCCGCCATGCCCAGCGCAAGCCCTTCGGGCACGTGCGGCAGCAGGTGGCCACGGCGCTGCTCGGCATCGTGGTCTTCCTCGCGTCCTTCACCGGCATCGCCGTCGCCAGACTCCAGGGCAACATCGGCGTGCACGACATCAACGAGCTGCTCGGCGACGACCGGCCCACGCGCCACGGCTCCGACGATGACGGGATCGAAGCACCCGGCGATCCGGCGAGCGGCGAAGCGATCAACCTGCTCGTCTTCGGCATCGACGCCCGGGACGAGCCGGGCATGACCGCCGAGGGCGGCACCCGCACGGACGTCACCATGCTGATGCACATCAGCGCCGATCGGGATCGCGTCGAACTCATCTCGATCCCGCGGGACACCTTGGTGGACATCCCGGACTGCCCTCTCCCGGATGGCCGCCGGACCGCGCCGCAGGCCCAGTCCATGTTCAACTCGGCCTTCTTCTTCGGGAGCCAGACCGGAGACCTGGGCGGAGGGGCCGCCTGCACGGTTCTCACCGTGGAGGCCTGGACCGGCATCCGCATCGACGACTTCGTGCTGGTGGATTTCAACGGGTTCCAGGCCATGGTCGACTCCCTCGGCGGGGTCCCCATGTACATTCCTGAACCCATCTCGGACAGCCGCGCGCATCTCGAGATCGAGGAAACCGGCTGTCAGCTCCTGGACGGTCATGACGCCCTCGGGTATGCCCGCGCCCGGTACAACATCTTCGGATCCGACGGCTCGGACATCGCGCGCATCGGGCGGCAACAGGAACTGGTCGCCGCGATCGCGCGCGAGGCACTCACCACGCGCATCCTCACCGACCCAGCCGCGATGTTCCAGTTCCTCGATGCCACCACGCGCACGCTCGAGACCGGTTCGTGGATCGGTTCCCTGACCACCATGGCCGGCCTGGGGCTCTCGCTGGATGTGGACCCGGCAGACATCCGCTTCGCGACCATGCCGAACATGCCGTGGCCACAGAACCCCAACCGCGTCGTGGCCACGGCCGAAGCGGAGGAGATGTGGGCCGCGGTCCGGGAGGATCGCCCGATCGATGCCGACATCGACGGCACCGGTGACGAAGCGCCAGAACCGGAGCCAGAGGACACTGACGTTCCGGAGGACACCGACGTTCCGGACGACGAGGTACCAGAGGTGGACGAGACCCCCACTCAGCCCGAGGCCGAGGAGCCGGACGTCGACGACGGCGCGCCGCGGGTGTGCACTCGCGCGGACGTGTGA
- a CDS encoding LCP family protein, with protein MLALILVLLLIVVLAWPVGLVIYANGRMSQVSALSGAADTEGTTYLIAGSDERAEDSEEQVEGARTDTVMVLHRVAGTTTLLSLPRDTYVEIPGVGFNKLNAAYTFGGPATLTATVENLTGLTVDHYVEIGMDGVEQLVDAVGGVELCLDYDVDDWRSGLDWQAGCHHSDGATALAFSRMRYSDPLGDIGRAERQRQVVGAVLREATQPATLVNPLAHVRLVNAGTDVVTTDEGSGVVALGQMALALRAATGENGQMGTPPIASYDYRPGGIGSAVQLDPERTPGFFERLRTGDLTADDLAPSF; from the coding sequence GTGCTGGCCCTCATTCTCGTGCTGCTCCTGATCGTGGTGCTGGCGTGGCCGGTGGGTCTGGTGATCTACGCCAACGGGCGCATGTCGCAGGTCTCAGCGCTCTCGGGCGCAGCCGACACCGAGGGAACGACCTACCTGATCGCCGGCTCCGACGAACGCGCCGAGGACTCCGAGGAACAGGTCGAGGGGGCCCGCACCGACACGGTGATGGTGCTCCACCGGGTCGCGGGCACCACCACCTTGCTCTCCCTGCCGCGTGACACCTACGTGGAGATTCCCGGAGTGGGCTTCAACAAGCTCAACGCCGCGTACACCTTCGGTGGACCGGCCACGCTCACCGCCACCGTGGAGAACCTCACCGGACTGACGGTCGACCATTACGTCGAGATCGGCATGGACGGCGTGGAGCAACTGGTTGACGCCGTGGGCGGCGTGGAGCTGTGCCTGGACTACGACGTCGACGACTGGCGCTCCGGGCTCGACTGGCAGGCCGGCTGCCACCACTCCGACGGCGCCACCGCGCTGGCCTTCTCACGGATGCGCTATTCCGACCCGCTGGGCGACATTGGCCGGGCCGAGCGGCAACGGCAGGTGGTCGGCGCCGTGCTGCGCGAGGCGACTCAGCCCGCCACGCTGGTGAACCCGCTCGCGCACGTGCGCTTGGTCAATGCCGGCACCGACGTGGTCACCACCGACGAGGGCAGTGGCGTGGTCGCGCTCGGGCAGATGGCCCTGGCGCTGCGTGCGGCCACCGGGGAGAACGGGCAGATGGGCACTCCGCCGATCGCCAGCTACGACTACCGCCCCGGCGGTATCGGCTCCGCCGTTCAGCTCGACCCGGAGCGCACGCCCGGGTTCTTCGAACGGCTCCGCACCGGGGACCTCACGGCCGACGACCTTGCGCCCAGCTTCTGA
- a CDS encoding ABC transporter permease — translation MGATPTSGADTHSRELEALAREHGLNPIGVRPRLWHYISEMWRFRHFVYYMATARAYAENQRNYLGQMWAVLTPTLTAAVYVAVFGLVLGADRGLENGVAFIVVGVFLFRFFQTSVTSGAHVLAERLTLVRSLRFPRAALPISAVITELANLVPALVAMCLLVPLTGLIPGFDPVPITWWWLLLPVAVLIFALINTGVALIAARIVAATPDFMQIIHFLMRFAIYGSGVLFPVTHYVEDWDLPWLVAILEYQPIALGLDLSRQIILDEPTIPIDPLKWLIALGFGIALVVVGFIYFWGAEERYGRD, via the coding sequence ATGGGAGCCACACCCACATCGGGCGCGGACACGCACTCACGCGAGCTCGAAGCGCTGGCCCGCGAACACGGCCTGAACCCTATCGGCGTCCGCCCTCGCCTCTGGCACTACATCAGCGAGATGTGGCGGTTCCGCCACTTCGTCTACTACATGGCGACTGCGCGGGCCTACGCCGAGAATCAGCGCAACTACCTGGGCCAGATGTGGGCCGTGCTCACCCCCACCCTCACGGCCGCCGTGTACGTTGCGGTCTTCGGCCTGGTCCTGGGCGCTGACCGTGGCCTCGAGAACGGTGTTGCCTTCATCGTGGTGGGAGTCTTTCTCTTCCGCTTCTTCCAGACCTCAGTGACTTCCGGGGCTCATGTGCTGGCCGAACGTCTCACGCTGGTGCGATCGCTACGGTTTCCGCGCGCCGCTCTACCCATCTCTGCCGTCATCACCGAGCTGGCCAATCTGGTGCCGGCCCTGGTGGCAATGTGCCTCCTGGTGCCCTTGACCGGCCTGATACCAGGCTTCGATCCCGTTCCCATCACCTGGTGGTGGCTCCTACTTCCGGTCGCCGTGCTGATCTTCGCCCTCATCAACACCGGGGTAGCCCTCATCGCGGCGCGGATCGTCGCAGCGACGCCTGACTTCATGCAGATCATCCACTTCCTGATGCGCTTCGCCATCTACGGTTCCGGTGTGCTCTTCCCCGTCACACACTATGTGGAGGATTGGGACCTGCCCTGGCTCGTGGCGATCCTGGAGTACCAACCCATCGCGTTGGGACTGGATCTGAGTCGGCAGATCATTCTCGATGAGCCCACGATCCCCATCGATCCACTGAAGTGGCTGATCGCCCTCGGCTTCGGCATCGCCCTCGTGGTGGTCGGCTTCATCTACTTCTGGGGCGCGGAGGAACGCTATGGCCGAGACTGA
- a CDS encoding ABC transporter ATP-binding protein: MAETEIDFEYDAEDFAGDTTTSARIGAPSVVVDNVHVKYRVFGSKKTSLVDGEAGPSRLRRLRNRMKGHVGAVSEVHAVKGVSFVAHRGESIGIVGTNGSGKSTLLRAAAGLVPLAEGRIWTEAKPSLLGVNAALVPALTGERNIMIGGLALGLSPQEVRERTAEIIDFADLGDFVHLPMKTYSSGMAARLRFAISSVARPDILMIDEALSTGDAEFRQKSKARIDEIREHAGTIFLVTHSSEAIIRMCSRVIWIKQGQVEADGDPDEVTQEYRKYIRTVRADQKAAREAQLQAELAAVERSEKERRKGQA; the protein is encoded by the coding sequence ATGGCCGAGACTGAGATCGACTTCGAGTACGACGCCGAGGACTTCGCCGGCGACACCACCACCTCAGCTCGCATCGGGGCACCGTCGGTCGTGGTCGACAACGTGCACGTCAAGTACCGCGTCTTCGGCTCCAAGAAGACCAGCCTTGTCGACGGCGAGGCCGGCCCGTCGCGGCTGCGCCGGCTCCGGAACCGCATGAAGGGTCACGTGGGTGCCGTCTCGGAGGTGCACGCCGTCAAGGGCGTCTCCTTCGTGGCTCACCGTGGTGAGTCGATCGGCATCGTCGGAACCAACGGATCGGGGAAGTCCACGCTGCTGCGCGCCGCCGCCGGTTTGGTACCGCTGGCCGAAGGGCGGATCTGGACGGAGGCGAAGCCTTCACTGCTGGGCGTCAACGCCGCCCTGGTGCCGGCGCTCACCGGTGAACGCAACATCATGATCGGTGGCCTCGCTCTCGGGTTGAGCCCCCAGGAGGTCCGGGAGCGGACTGCGGAGATCATCGACTTCGCCGACCTTGGCGACTTCGTGCACCTTCCGATGAAGACCTACTCCTCGGGCATGGCAGCGCGTCTTCGCTTTGCCATCTCCTCCGTGGCGCGGCCCGACATCCTCATGATCGACGAGGCACTCTCGACTGGTGACGCCGAGTTCCGGCAGAAATCCAAGGCGCGCATCGACGAGATCCGCGAGCATGCCGGAACGATCTTCCTGGTGACGCACTCCTCGGAAGCGATCATCCGCATGTGCTCGCGGGTCATCTGGATCAAGCAGGGGCAGGTCGAGGCCGACGGTGACCCGGACGAGGTGACGCAGGAGTACCGGAAGTACATCCGGACGGTCCGCGCCGACCAGAAGGCCGCTCGCGAGGCACAGCTGCAGGCCGAACTCGCGGCGGTCGAACGTTCGGAGAAGGAACGCCGAAAGGGTCAGGCCTGA
- a CDS encoding polysaccharide pyruvyl transferase family protein: MKIAIIGSAFAGNKGASAMLESSVQHLSRRGEDPRFVLLSMYPRSDAEQNPFANLNVLDASPMRLGVLINGTALAWRILPPLRRALERAVPEVGALASADVLLDEGGITFVDGRGKFLIYNMASILPALFVKTPVVKVAQAMGPFTERQNKLAARALLPKVAAIISRGAITHQHLVEFGLTNIHAGADLAFTLELTDADVAEGQAAADRVAPGFFDSDDVVGFSPSAVLQKSAASRGEDYVAQVRAQIDHLTEVLGKKVFLVAHSARAKTTKTHNNDLPLTREIYAGLASKDKVLFIDDELSSQALRHLIGRCEVFVASRFHAMVSSLSMGVPTFVIGWSHKYREVLEMFGQEDFAVGHKELTEDTYRSKVAELLDRKEEIAIQVSTALVGVRANAMKQVDIIEQVASGARN; the protein is encoded by the coding sequence ATGAAGATCGCCATCATCGGTTCAGCCTTCGCCGGGAACAAGGGTGCCTCGGCCATGCTCGAGTCCTCGGTCCAGCACCTCTCGCGGCGTGGGGAGGATCCCCGCTTCGTGCTGCTGAGCATGTATCCGCGCTCAGACGCGGAACAGAACCCGTTCGCGAACCTGAACGTGCTGGATGCCTCTCCGATGCGCCTGGGCGTGCTGATCAACGGAACGGCACTTGCGTGGCGGATTCTGCCGCCGCTTCGGCGGGCGCTCGAGCGGGCGGTCCCGGAGGTCGGGGCTCTCGCATCGGCCGACGTTCTCCTGGACGAAGGGGGGATCACCTTCGTCGACGGGCGCGGCAAGTTTCTCATCTACAACATGGCCTCGATCTTGCCCGCGCTCTTCGTCAAAACGCCCGTGGTCAAGGTGGCCCAGGCTATGGGGCCGTTCACCGAGCGGCAGAACAAGCTTGCGGCCCGTGCGCTGCTCCCGAAGGTCGCCGCGATCATCTCCCGCGGCGCCATCACCCATCAACATCTGGTCGAGTTCGGTCTGACCAACATCCATGCTGGTGCAGACCTCGCGTTCACCCTCGAGCTGACCGATGCGGACGTCGCTGAGGGCCAGGCCGCTGCAGATCGTGTGGCACCTGGATTCTTCGACTCCGATGACGTGGTGGGCTTCTCGCCATCGGCAGTGCTGCAGAAGAGCGCTGCCTCGCGAGGTGAGGACTATGTGGCCCAGGTGCGTGCGCAGATCGATCACCTCACTGAAGTGCTGGGCAAGAAGGTCTTCTTGGTGGCGCACTCGGCTCGCGCGAAGACGACCAAGACGCACAACAATGATCTGCCCTTGACTCGCGAGATCTACGCCGGGCTCGCGTCGAAGGACAAGGTGCTCTTCATTGACGACGAGCTCTCCTCGCAGGCACTGCGCCACCTCATCGGTCGCTGTGAGGTCTTCGTGGCCTCGCGCTTCCATGCGATGGTCTCCTCGCTCTCGATGGGTGTTCCGACCTTCGTGATCGGGTGGAGCCATAAGTACCGCGAGGTCCTTGAGATGTTCGGGCAGGAGGACTTCGCCGTTGGGCACAAAGAACTCACCGAGGACACGTATCGCAGCAAGGTCGCCGAACTCCTTGATCGCAAGGAGGAGATCGCCATCCAGGTTTCGACCGCACTGGTCGGTGTTCGTGCGAACGCTATGAAGCAGGTGGACATCATCGAGCAGGTCGCCTCAGGGGCGCGGAACTGA